The stretch of DNA AACGCTAGTTATATTCGAAAGGTGATTTCCTTATTGAAAAATGCAAATTTGATTCATTCCCAGCAAGGAAAAACAGGCTATCAACTCAGTAAGCCTCCAAAGAAAATGACTTTACTAGAGATCTACTATGCTACTCAAGAAATCAATCATATTAGTTTATTCCCTGTTCATCAAAATAGTAATCCCGATTGTCCCGTTGGAAAACATATCCAAGGAGCAGTTTCACCGCTTTTCGCTAGTGCCGAATCTCAATTAGAGGAGGAATTAGCAAATCAAACTTTAGAAGATGTCATTGACAATCTATATAAACAAGCCAAACAAGTCCGAAACTGATTTGATAACAAGTCAGTTTTTACTGGAAATAACATATACTTGTATCAGATACAGGTATAATAATCATATTAAAAAAGAAAAGAGAAAACACATGAAAGCCGCACAACACACTACTTATAACAAAAATAATATCACACTGAACATCACAGAAATCGCTAAACCAAGTATTACAGAAAAAGAAGTTTTAGTTAAAGTCACCGCAGCCGGGGTTAATCCTCTCGATAACATGATCTCTCGTGGTGAGGTTAAGATGATTGTTCCTTACAAACTTCCTCAAACTGCAGGTAACGAAGTGGTTGGAATCGTTGAGGCGACAGGTAGACAAGTCAAAAATTTCAAAGTCGGAGACCGAGTTTTTGGCCGTCTGCCACTTGATCATATCGGCGCCTTTGCAGAATACGTAGCTGTCGATAGCCAAGCCTTAGCCAAGGCTCCAGACTATCTATCAGACGAGGAAACTGCTGCTGTTCCTCTTACTGCCTTGACTATCATGCAGGCTCTTGACCTCATGGGCGCTCAAGCTGGGAAAACGATCTTTATTTCTGGTGGTACTGGAGGAGTTGGTGGAATGGCCATTCCAATTGCCAAGGCCAAAGGTTTGAAGGTCATTATAAACGGTTCTGGAGATAGTGCTGAGCGTGTGTTGAAACTAGGAGCAGATAGATTTATCGATTACAAAACAGAGGATTATACAAAAACTGTTAGTCAGGTGGATTATGTCCTCGATACTCTCGGTGGAGCTGAAACTGAAAAACAAATGTCTATCATGAAAAAAGGTGGTCATCTTGTTTCACTTCGTGCCATGCCAAACGGTGCCTTTGCCAAACGCATGAATCTACCAAAATGGAAACAGATTATTCTAGGCCTAGCAGGTCGCAAATTTGATAAGATGGCGGAAAAATATGGCGTCCACTACCATTTTATCTTTGTAGAAAGCAATGGCGCTCAATTACAAGAGGTAGCTGACCTCTTTAGTAAATTAGAAATCAAACCCTCTATCGATACAGTTTATCCATTTGAAGAGGTAAATAGCGCATTAGACAAGGTCGCTAATGGTCGCTCACGTGGAAAAACAGTCCTCAGCTTTAAGAAATAAAAAGGAAAACACAATGTCATATCTTACAACTAAAAATCAATACATCACAGTCGACGGGAACAAAATAGCTTATCGCGAACTTAGTAAAAGTAAATCAAAACTACCTCTTCTGATGCTGGTCCATTTGACAGCAACTCTCGATAACTGGGATCCTAAACTCTTAGACTTGATTGCTGAAAAGCACCATGTCATTGTAGTCGATCTTCCTGGAGTAGGAGCCAGTCAGGGCAAAGTTGCTCCGACGATTCCTGGAATGGCTAAGCAGACAATTGACTTTGTAAAAGCGCTTGGTTACGATAAAATCAATCTTCTTGGCCTTTCTATGGGAGATATGATTGCCCAAGAAATCATCAGAATAAATCCTACTCTAGTCAATCGTTTAATCTTGGCTGGAACAGGACCTCGAGGCGGAAAAGAGGTCGATAAGGTCACAGGGAAAACCTTTAACTATATGTTTAAAGCGGGACTCGAGCGCATCGATCCTAAACGCTATATCTTCTATAATCATGATGAACAAGGGAAAATTGAAGCTTTGAAAGTCCTAGGACGAATGGGTTATAAGAACAAAGGAATTTGCGGATAAAGACATGAACCTACCAGGATTCCTAACTCAACTCAAAGCTATTAAACGTTGGGGAAAAGATTCGCAGGACGACCTTCAATTCATCACCCAACCAACCTTAATCGTCAACGGGGATAAGGGTATGCAGGTTCCAACGGAAAATTCTTATCACATGCATGAAAAAATCAAAAATAGTAAACTCATCATCTATCCAAATGCTGGCCACGGTTCGATTTTCCAATATGCAGACGAATTTTCAAAAGAACTACTGGCTTTCTTGGAGGACTAATATGGTCAAAACGATTCTGATTACAGGTGCTACTGACGGTATCGGTAAACATTTGGCAAAGAAATTGGCCAGTAAAGGGCATCATGTCATCCTCCATGGTCGAAATCCCCAAAAACTTGAGCTGGTGCTTCAAGAGGTTCGGGCAGTTTCCTTGAGAGGGAGAGTTTCTAGCTACTTGGCAGATTTTTCAAAATTAGACGATGTTTATCGATTTGTAGAGGAAATCAAGAGAGAATTTCAAAGTATTGATGTCTTGTTTAACAATGCAGGCCTGTATGCCGGAAAAGAACGAAAAGCGAGTGCTGAAAATGTCGAGTTGACTTTTATGCTATCTGTTCTGGTTCCTTATATTTTAACAACTGAGCTAAGTCCCTTGTTAGAAAAAGCGGCTGACGGCCGTGTCATTAATACTTCTTCCTATATGCATCATTTTGCCAAGGTCAAGGATTTAGACTTTGGATTTGAGAACAACTATAATCCCGGATTGGCCTACAATAATTCCAAACTTTACACTATTTGGATGACACGTTATCTGTCCAGAGACTTCTTTTTAAGTGGTTCAAGCATCACCGTCAATTCTTACCATCCTGGCTTGATTTCAACCAACTTAGGGAATGATTCCAGTGATGAAAAGACGAAAAAGTCTCTCTTTGGACGCTTGATGAAGTCATTTTCCAAAAATCTAGACTAGGGAATTAAAACAGGCTACTACCTCACCTTATCAGAAGAAGTCACTGGTTTGACAGGCTATTATTTTGATGAGAAGAAAGTGAAATCTGTATCTGAAAAAGGCTATACTTTTGAGAAAGCTCGAGATTTAATCGATTACTGTGATGATAAAATTGAGTTATTTAAACAGAAATCTGCTCTGCTTAATTAGAAAAAAGTTCTCTTTCCATTTTGCTAGAAAGAGAACTTTTTCTTTAGGAGAAATAACTTAATTTTTAATCAATTCGTGATAGCTCAGCTGGCACTGTTAAGTAATAAGTTGCAGTCAAGCTTGCTTCACCTTGATTGACAAAAATCTCGATGGAATTTTTATCTAGAACAACTTCCAATTCTTTAGCTTCAATATCTACATACCGTCGACTAGTGTCCTTTTCTTCTTCACCTAGAATTTTTTGAACAAGATGGCTACGATCAATGTAAACTTGCTGCGCATTACTGTCATAACCAAATTCAAGATAATCTGTATCATTTCCTAAGTGGTAATGACAATTTTTATCTATTTGGATTTGATATTGGCCTTTTTTAACAGGGAATTGTCTTAGTTTGCCATCTTCCAATCTTAGAATTCTAGGTAAAGTCATGGCACATGCCCATTTGTGTTCTTGGTCATGGGTTGGAAGGGTACGCCCCCATGTCTGCATCCAAGCAATCAGGATAAGACGATTTTGATCATCCAACAATGTTTGAGGCGCATAGAAGTCTTGACCATGATCAATTTCTTGAACTGATTCTGGGATAAAACGTTTTTCTCCCCAATCTACCTTACCCGTGAACAAAACCGATGAGTTGATGTTATGATATGAGTCTCCCTCACGCTGATAACGCATGGGTGACATAATAAGGCAATCTTTCCCATCTAACTCGAAGTAATCTGGGCATTCCCACATAAAGCCTTGATGTTCTACCCCTTTTAAAAAGATGGATTCGAACTGCCATTCTACTAGGTTATCGGACCCTAGTAGAACGATACAGCCTACATTATCCTTGTGTTTGGCAGCTACTACGGAGTAATAGCGTCCATCTTTTTCAAAGAGTTTTGGATCACGGAAATCAGCAGCAATCAACTCATCTGGCAAATCTGCTCCAGTTGCGACTGGATTTTGTTCAATCTTTTCAAAGTGAATCCCGTCATCTGAAAATGCCATATTTTGAACTTGACGAACACCTGTTTCTTCTTCGATATGTCCAGTGTACATGAGCCAGAGGCGATCATCCTTGACAATGGCAGAGCCTGAGAAGCAACCATTTCGGTCATAATCTTGGTCAGGAGCAAGTGCCACTGGCAAGTGCTCCCAAGTCACCAAGTCCTTACTTTTAGCATGTCCCCAGTGCATAGGCCCCCAAACACTATTATATGGATAGAATTGATAAAAGAGATGGTATTCTCCACGAAAATAGACAAATCCATTTGGATCATTGATCCAACCAATCTCAGCTGAAAAATGTTCTTCAGGCTTATATTGAGTATTTACGAGATGTTTATTTTCTGCTATAAAACGATTGGCTTTTTCTACTGTAAATGTTTTATTTATCATAAGTATATCCTATTTTATTCCAGTTCCGGAACCACCCAGACCTTGAACAATATATTTCTGAGCGACTACATAGACCAAAATCAACGGAATCGTTGAAATAGTTAATACAGCCATTACCTGATTGATATAAACTGGTTGAGTTGTATTAATAGTTGTAATTGCAACCTGCATTGAAAATTTAGAAGAATCTGTCAAAACCATCAATGGCCAAATATAATCATTCCAGCTTGAAATAAATGATAAAACACCAACTGTAGCAACTGCAGGTTTAGACATTGGAAGCATAATTCTAAAGAAAATTCTAACGATACTTGCTCCGTCCATCTTTGCAGACTCAAGAATCTCTTCTGGAATTGCAATAAAGAAATTCCTAAATAAGTAAATATTAAATACACTCGCCAATCCTGGAATAATAACTGCAAGACGATTATTGACCAAACCTAAGGAATTGATAATGGTAAATTGTGGAATTAACACAGTTTCTACTGGAATAATAAGTAAAGCAAGTAAGAAACCAAACAAAATTTTCTTACCTGAAAAATTTACTTTTGCAAAAGCGAAACCGGCCAGTGCATTGACAATAATAGAACCAATAGCAAACGTTCCAGCATAAAAAATGCTGTTCCCTAGATATGTAAAAATACTAAAGCGCTCAAATACTTCCTGATAAGGTTTAAACCAATCAGCGGGATTTAAACTTGGTAAGAAGGCTTGCCAACTAGTCAAATTTTTATAAACATCCGCTTCTGGCTTCATAGCTGAAACTACCATCCAAACCATAGGAAAAAGGAAGAGTCCTGCCAATAAAGTTAACAGAATATATTCTAAGATTGTTGTTGGTTTAAATCGTTTCATCTTAGTCATCCTCCTTCAGAACGCGACGTTGTACTAAGCTAATCATACCAATTAACGTTGTAAATACTAAAGCGATTGAGCTAGAATATCCTACAAGACGATCAGTAAAACCTTGTTGATAAATATAGTACACCATAGTAATTGTTGAGTTTAATGGCCCACCTTGCGTCATAACCATTGGTTGTACAATCAGCTTAAAAGCAGAAATTAAAGTTGTTAACAATACAAACAGGGCTGTTGGTTTTAGTAGAGGCATCGTGATATAACGAAACTGAGCCCATTTTGAGAATCCATCTAATTCAGCAGCTTCATAGACATCTTGTGGAATATTCTGCATTCCTCCTAAAAATAAAAGCATCTGATAACCTGCACCCTGCCAAGCAGAAACAAAAACAATTGCATACATAGCTTGTTTAGGACTAGTCAAGAAAGGTTGAGAAGCAATACCTACCTTATTTAAAATAGCATTTAATAAGCCACTATTTGGATTTAAAAGATAAAGCCAAAGAATAGAAATAACTACCAAGGACATGACAACTGGAGCAAAAAAAGCCACTTTAAAAAACATATTCCCTTTGCGCTTTTTATTAACAATCAAAGCCATTCCTAAGGCTGCTCCCAATTGAACTGGAATAATCCAAACAACAAATTTCAACGTATTCAAGAAGCTCTTTAAGAAAATCGGATCCTTTATTAATCGAATAAAATTTTCAAGTCCAACAAATTTTCTTTCATCTGGTGTCAACAAATAATAATCTGTAAAAGCGTAATAAATGACCATTCCAACTGGAATTACTAAAAAGATACCTAATAAAATTAAAGCTGGAGCTAAAAAACTATAACCTAGTATGTTATCCTTTATTTTTTCACGTCTTTTTGTATCCACAACAGTTTCTTTACTCATATCCATCTCCTTTAATCATATATATCAAACTAGGCTATTAACAAGAAAGGGGAAGGTAGTTCCAAACATTTTCCTTCCTCCTTCCTTTTTACAGATTATTTGAGCGACTGATCAATAGCAGTTTGCATTTCTTTTGTACGAGTATCCAAGACTTTTTGCACATTTGGATTTTCTTCATAATAGCTAATATCTTGCATTGCTTGTTGAAAAGCACGAGAAACCTGAGGATATGCTACGACAACTGGGCGAGCATGAGCTGTTTTTGAATTTTGTTCCATCAAGAAACGCATTGGTTCGGACACTTTATCTTTGATATTTTCAATTGTAGATTTACGAATCGGAAGGACCGAATTCCCCAAGCTAATAATTTCACTTGATTCTGTATTTGTAGCAAATTTAACAAATTCAGATGCTGCCTCTTTTTTATCAGATTTTGTCGTAACAGCTAATTGCCAACTACCTGAAGGGGATACTAATTTTTTCGTCTTACTAGATACTGGGTAAGGAAGGATACCAAAATCAATATCTTTGTAGTTTGTATTCATGTCAGCAATCGTCCAAGAACCACTCAAAAGCATTGGATACTCTCCTGTTTCAAAACCTTTTTCGACTGGACTAACAGTTGTGTAACCTTCTTTTACAAGATTTTGAATGAATTGAACTGCTTCTACACTCTCTTTTGAGTTGAAGTATCCTTCTGCCTTTGTTCCATCTTCGTTTACGACAGAACCATTATTTGACCAAATCAACGGCATATAAGCATATGGTAACATTTCATCGTTTGAATTAATACGAAAATCAATTGCCGGTTTGTTATAATGATCTTTCAATTTTTTAGCAATCGTATTAAATTCATCCCATGTCCATGGCTTTTCTAGCGTTGGAAGCTCTGATTCCGCAATTCCGGCCTCTTTGAACATTTTTTTGTTGTAATAAACACCAACATTCGATTCAGAAAATCCAAATGCATAGAATTTGCCATCATAAGTTCCTTGTTGTTTAATACTGTCCAAAACATCATCCATATTATTATCTTTTAGATAATCATCTAGCGGAGTAATCACTTTAGATTTTGCATAAGCTGCCGTATTTGGTCCATCAAGGGTAATAACATCTGGAAGACTATTAGTCGTGATAGCAGCATTAACCTTGTCTTCATATCCTCCACCACTACCACTACGAGGAATATACTCAGTTACAACCTTGTACTTACTTTTTCCTGATTGATTAAAGTTATCAACAACTTTTTGCCAAGCTTTTCCTTCATTGGTTTCGTCAGAGAATTGTACCCAGACTTTAATATCATTTGAAGAACTCGCTTGTTTTGAGTTAGTTCCTCCACTACAACCTGCAAGTATAGCTAACGATAGCCCCGCAACAACAGATAACATTGTACCTTTACGCATATTTTTCCTCCTTTTTGAAACGTTTCATTTTTTATTTATTTTTAAACAAGTTTTTCAACTTGTTTTTGAAACGTTTCATTTATAGTTTATATTATAACAGCGCTTTCATTATTTGTCAAGTGCTGTTTAAATTTTTTTTGTTGTTTTATCTCCCCAAAAATATGTGGGAATTACGATTCGTTTTTCTAGAATCTCTTCTCGCTTAATCATTTTCAGTATCATTGCAACAGATTCTTTTGCCATCATACCAATATCTTGAACTATTGTAGACACTAGATAAGATTGATCGACAGAAGTTTTTAAA from Streptococcus mitis encodes:
- a CDS encoding Rrf2 family transcriptional regulator, which encodes MDTKFSVALHILTMINESKETLSSQALAISVGTNASYIRKVISLLKNANLIHSQQGKTGYQLSKPPKKMTLLEIYYATQEINHISLFPVHQNSNPDCPVGKHIQGAVSPLFASAESQLEEELANQTLEDVIDNLYKQAKQVRN
- a CDS encoding NADP-dependent oxidoreductase yields the protein MKAAQHTTYNKNNITLNITEIAKPSITEKEVLVKVTAAGVNPLDNMISRGEVKMIVPYKLPQTAGNEVVGIVEATGRQVKNFKVGDRVFGRLPLDHIGAFAEYVAVDSQALAKAPDYLSDEETAAVPLTALTIMQALDLMGAQAGKTIFISGGTGGVGGMAIPIAKAKGLKVIINGSGDSAERVLKLGADRFIDYKTEDYTKTVSQVDYVLDTLGGAETEKQMSIMKKGGHLVSLRAMPNGAFAKRMNLPKWKQIILGLAGRKFDKMAEKYGVHYHFIFVESNGAQLQEVADLFSKLEIKPSIDTVYPFEEVNSALDKVANGRSRGKTVLSFKK
- a CDS encoding glycoside hydrolase family 32 protein, translated to MINKTFTVEKANRFIAENKHLVNTQYKPEEHFSAEIGWINDPNGFVYFRGEYHLFYQFYPYNSVWGPMHWGHAKSKDLVTWEHLPVALAPDQDYDRNGCFSGSAIVKDDRLWLMYTGHIEEETGVRQVQNMAFSDDGIHFEKIEQNPVATGADLPDELIAADFRDPKLFEKDGRYYSVVAAKHKDNVGCIVLLGSDNLVEWQFESIFLKGVEHQGFMWECPDYFELDGKDCLIMSPMRYQREGDSYHNINSSVLFTGKVDWGEKRFIPESVQEIDHGQDFYAPQTLLDDQNRLILIAWMQTWGRTLPTHDQEHKWACAMTLPRILRLEDGKLRQFPVKKGQYQIQIDKNCHYHLGNDTDYLEFGYDSNAQQVYIDRSHLVQKILGEEEKDTSRRYVDIEAKELEVVLDKNSIEIFVNQGEASLTATYYLTVPAELSRID
- a CDS encoding carbohydrate ABC transporter permease; this encodes MKRFKPTTILEYILLTLLAGLFLFPMVWMVVSAMKPEADVYKNLTSWQAFLPSLNPADWFKPYQEVFERFSIFTYLGNSIFYAGTFAIGSIIVNALAGFAFAKVNFSGKKILFGFLLALLIIPVETVLIPQFTIINSLGLVNNRLAVIIPGLASVFNIYLFRNFFIAIPEEILESAKMDGASIVRIFFRIMLPMSKPAVATVGVLSFISSWNDYIWPLMVLTDSSKFSMQVAITTINTTQPVYINQVMAVLTISTIPLILVYVVAQKYIVQGLGGSGTGIK
- a CDS encoding carbohydrate ABC transporter permease, whose translation is MSKETVVDTKRREKIKDNILGYSFLAPALILLGIFLVIPVGMVIYYAFTDYYLLTPDERKFVGLENFIRLIKDPIFLKSFLNTLKFVVWIIPVQLGAALGMALIVNKKRKGNMFFKVAFFAPVVMSLVVISILWLYLLNPNSGLLNAILNKVGIASQPFLTSPKQAMYAIVFVSAWQGAGYQMLLFLGGMQNIPQDVYEAAELDGFSKWAQFRYITMPLLKPTALFVLLTTLISAFKLIVQPMVMTQGGPLNSTITMVYYIYQQGFTDRLVGYSSSIALVFTTLIGMISLVQRRVLKEDD
- a CDS encoding ABC transporter substrate-binding protein is translated as MRKGTMLSVVAGLSLAILAGCSGGTNSKQASSSNDIKVWVQFSDETNEGKAWQKVVDNFNQSGKSKYKVVTEYIPRSGSGGGYEDKVNAAITTNSLPDVITLDGPNTAAYAKSKVITPLDDYLKDNNMDDVLDSIKQQGTYDGKFYAFGFSESNVGVYYNKKMFKEAGIAESELPTLEKPWTWDEFNTIAKKLKDHYNKPAIDFRINSNDEMLPYAYMPLIWSNNGSVVNEDGTKAEGYFNSKESVEAVQFIQNLVKEGYTTVSPVEKGFETGEYPMLLSGSWTIADMNTNYKDIDFGILPYPVSSKTKKLVSPSGSWQLAVTTKSDKKEAASEFVKFATNTESSEIISLGNSVLPIRKSTIENIKDKVSEPMRFLMEQNSKTAHARPVVVAYPQVSRAFQQAMQDISYYEENPNVQKVLDTRTKEMQTAIDQSLK